A stretch of DNA from Streptomyces xanthii:
CAGACGAGCGCGCCGAGCCGTTCGCGCGGGGCGCGGCCGCCGAGGGCGAGGGCGACGGAGCAGAGGAGGCCGTAGGCGACGACGGTCGACATGCCCATCACGTCGGTGGCGCCGAAGGTGCCGACGGCCCGCACGTCCTCGCCCGCGTACGAGGCGCCGGTCCCGGTGAGGTACTGGTGCACGCCGATGCCGCCCTGCCACAGGGCGAGGGCGACGAGCCCCCACGCGACGCGCCGGAAGTCGTCGCGGTCGCGGATCGCGAGCAGCACGGCGGCGGGGACGAGGACGAGGATCTGGTAGTACCGGGCGATCCCCACCAGCGCGTCGTCCGCCGAGCCCGCGCCGAGGGCGGCGATCGCGACGCCGACGACGGGCAGGGCGAGCACGAGGAGCGCGGTGCGGGTGAGGGGGCGCTGCCGGGTGCGCACGGCCCGCACGGCGCAGAAGAGGACGAGGAGCCCGGAGACGGCGTCGGCGGGGGTGCCGCCCCCGCTTTCCTGGGCGCCGCCCGTGTCGAGGGGCAGGCCCAGCATCGCGATCAGGAGCAGCACCGGCAGGACGGGACCGGCCCGGCGCACCGCCGCGAGGAGGGCCCGGGCCGGGTCGGGCCGGGGTGCGGCGAGGGCGGCGGGCAGGACTGTCACCGGGTCAGCTCCCTGTGGGGCGGACGAACTCGGCGGCCGTGCGCAGCAGGATGGTGATGTCCCGCCACAGCGACCACTGGTCGATGTAGGCGTTGTCGAAGCGGCAGCGGTCCTCGATGGAGGTGTCGCCGCGCAGTCCGTTGATCTGGGCGAGTCCGGTGATGCCGGTCGGGACGCGGTGGCGGTCGCCGTAGCCGGGGTGGGTCTCGCCGAACTTCATGACGAAGTAGGGGCGTTCGGGCCGCGGGCCGACGAGGCTCATGTCGCCGCGGAAGACGTTCCACAGCTGGAGCAGCTCGTCGATCGAGGTGCGGCGCAGGAAGCGGCAGAAGCGGGACATGCGCCGGTCGTCGGCGACGCTCCAGCGGGTCGCGGACTCCAGCGCGTCGGCGGGCCGGATCGTGCGGAACTTCAGCAGGGTGAAGGGCCGCCCGTCCTTGCCGATCCGCTCCTGCCGGAACACGACGCCGGGCCCCTCGCACAGCCGCAGCCACAGCGCACAGCTCAGCAGCAGGGGCGAGAGCAGCACGAGCAGCACCGCGGAGACGCTCACGTCGAGGGCGCGCTTGCCGGGGTGCACGGGCAGGAAGGGCCCGGCGAGGGGCCGGCAGCGGAACCCGGCGAGGCCGTCCTCGCCCCGGGCGCGCAGCGGCACGTACGGGGTGGGGTCGGGGTCCAGTTCCCAGATCTCACAGCGCAGTTCGGACAGGCAGTGCAGGCGGGCGCGGTGCTCGGGGGCGCCGGAGCCGCCGAGGACGAGGGCGCGCCGCACGCCGTTCTGGATGACGGCGCGGCGCACGTCGCCGGGGGTGGTGAGCACGGGCAGCTCGGGCAGGTCGCCGTCCTCGCGCTCGGCGTCGTCGGCCGGGTCGCCGACGACGCCGACGGGCCGTACGCCGCTGCGGGGGTGGCGCTGGAGCGCGGCGGCGACGCGGCGGGCCTGCGCCTCGGGCCCCACGAGGAGGGTGCTGACGGGGCGGCGGACGAGAGCGAGGCGGCGGCGCCGGTGCACGAGGGCCCGCCCGGCGAGGGCGAGGCCGACCTGGACGGCGCAGCCGGTGGCGAGGGCGGTGGGCCCGAGCGGGGTCCGGCCCGGCAGGGTGGCGAGCGCGGCGGCGAGGACGCACCAGGCGAGGATGCCGCGCCCGGCGACGGCGGGCAGGTCGTCGAGCATGTACGGCTCGGGTCTGTACCGGTACAGGCCGGCGGTGGCGTGCAGCACGAGGACGAGGACGACGAACGCGGCGAGGACCAGCGGCCCGCGCTGCGCCTCGGTGAGGGCGAGGGTGGCGAGCAGGGCCGCGATCTCGTCGGAGGCGACGAGGACCGCGCGGGAGGGCCGGTCGCGGGGGCGGCCGCCGTCGCGGGCGAGCGCGGCGGCGCCGCCGGCGGCGCGCGGGGCGACGACGGTGCCGGAGAAGCCTCCCAGCGGGCCGGCCGAGGGGGCGGCGGTGCGTTCCGGGGTCACGTCGCGATCGGCTCTCTCTGCTCGGTGGCCTCCCGCCCGGGGCCTGTCCGGAGTTCCCCGTCGTCCGCGCGGAGCGCGGGCGCGGCGGCGGTCGGTGCGTGCGATCGGTGTGCGGGAGAACGGGTCATGTGGCGGAGCCGCCTGTCCCGGCCTCCCGTGCGTCGAGCGGGCGTGCCGGACGTCGGGGCGCGGACGGGGAGCTGCGGACCGGCTCCAGGAGGTCGCGGTAGACGTCGGCGACGGCCTCCGCGGTGTGCCGGACGTCGTGGTGCTCGCGGACGTGGCGGTGGGCGCTCGCGCCGAGGGCGGCGAGCTTCCCGGGGTCGGCGAGCAGCCGGGCCAGGGCGCGGGCCAGGGCCTCGGGCCGCCCGGGCGGGACCAGGCAGCCGGCGGCGCGGCCCGGCGGCAGGCTCTCGCGGGCCCCGTCGACGTCGGTGAGCAGCACGGGGCTTCCGCAGGCCATGGCCTCGAGGGGAGCGAGCGCCATGCCTTCCCAGCGGGAGGGCAGGACGACGAGGTCCGCGGCCCGGTACCAGGCGGCCGGGTCGGCGACGGCGCCGGCGAAGGTGACGCCGGGCGAGGCGGCGGCGCGCAGCCGGGCGGCGTCGGGCCCGTCGCCGACGAGGACGAGGCGGGCCCCGGGCACCTGCCGGCCCACCTCGTGCCAGGCCTTGACGAGGACGTCCTGGCCCTTCTGCCGGCACAGCCGTCCGACGCAGACGACGAGCGGCCCGTCGCCCTCGGGGAGGCCCTCGGGCGGGGGCTCGGTTCCGGTACCGGGGTGGAAGAGGCCGAGGTCGACCCCGTTGGGCACCAGGCTGACGGGCCCGCGCACCCCGCGCCGGCGCCCGTGGTCGCGTTCGGCGCGGCTGACGCAGATCAGCCGGGTGGTCCAACGGGCCCCGAACCGCTCCCAGTTCAGGGCGAGCCGCGCCGCGGGCCCGCCGACGGCCTCGAAGGACCAGGCGTGCGGCTGGAAGACGGTGGGGACGCGGCCGCGCACGGCGAGCCGGGTGACCAGGCCCGCCTTGGCGCTGTGCGCGTGGATCAGGTCGGGTGCCGTACGGGTGACCAACTCGCCGAGGCGGCGCACCTCGTCGCGCACGCCCCGGGCCGGGGAGCGTTGGGCCGCCCAGTCCAGGACCTCGCACCCCGCGGCGTCGAGCAGCGCGGGCAGGGCGCCGGCGGGCGGGCAGGCGACCGCCACCCGCATCCCCGCGGCCCGCTGCAGACGTACGAGATCGGCGACCACGCGGGCCACGCCGCCGTCGACCGGCTGCGTCACGTGGAGGACACGCGGCGGCAGGGATGCGGGCGTCACATGCATCGCCTCTTCCTTGTCCGCGGACGATCAGGAATGACTGAAAGACCGACACCGCGACACCGGGCGAGAAATCAGAAATTCATACTTGTCCGTCGACCCGGTGCCGCATTCCACCCTTTAGGGGTCGCCAACAGTAACGTCAGGAAAGCGACTTTCACTTGATACACGAGGTGTGTTGGAGTTGTGAAATTCCCGCTCCGCGAGCGTCGCATTCACGTGCGGGTGTTCAAGCGACGCACGGTCATTCACCCGTTCGGAGCCGCAACTCTTGGCGCGCCCGCCCGTTGCACCACGCGTCAGGCGCCAGCCCTGACCGAGCAGAACGATCAAGGAGCAGTTTCATGTCGCGTACCGCGAAGGCAGTCGTCTTCTCCGCAGTGGCCGCCGCCGCGATGGCCGGCAGCGCCGGTGTCGCCTCCGCCGACGCCGGGGCGCACGGTGCCGCCGTCGGTTCCCCCGGCGTGCTCTCCGGCAACCTCGTGCAGGTCCCGGTCCACGTGCCGGTCAACGTCTGCGGCAACACCGTCGACGTCATCGGTCTGCTGAACCCGACCTTCGGCAACACCTGCGTCAACAACTGACGCCGCAGCACGACTCTTCCGCAGCCGCCCCCTTCCCTCGCCGGGAGGGGGCGGCTGTTTCCGTTCCGGAGTCACTTCCGAGGCCGCGTTACCCGTTTGGCGGCGGGGCGCTTGCGGCGCGTCGCGCGGGATTCCACGGTGAAGTCTGCATCACCGAAAACCCTCGGAAGGTTCCATCATGTCCGCTTTTCCCGTACGGCCGCTCGCCGGCTCCCTCCTCTGCGCCACTCTCCTGATAGGCGCGGCGGCCCCCGCCATCGCCGCGGGCTCCGCCCATGAGCCGACCAGCCGCACGGACGTGTCGTCCGCCCCGGTCCCGGGCGCCGACGCCCTGCTCGCCCAGACCAAGACCCTGCACGACGTCGGCGGCGTCCTGACGCCGGTCACCGACCTCCTCGACGCCGTCCTCAAGGCCGACGGCGGCAAGCTGTCCGCCGAGGACGTCACCAAGCACGCCGACGCGGTGAAGTCCGCGATCGACGCGGCGAAGGCCGCGGCCCCCGCGGTGCCGAACGCCCCGGCCGCCGGCGCCCCGCGCGCCGCCCAGGCCCCGCTCGACGTGAAGGGCGACGCCCTCACCGCGCTCCAGTCCGCCGTGGACGCCCTGCTGAAGGCGGCCGCCGCGGGTGACGCCGCGACCGTCGCCACCCAGGCCCCGGTCGTCCTCACCAACCTCGTCAACGTGGTCGCGGCCACGCTGCTGAGCGGCGGTCTGCCCGCGCCGAACCTGCCGGGCCTGCCCGCGCTGCCGCAGCTGCCGACGTCGAGCCTGCCGTCGACGTCCACGCTGCCCTCGACGTCCACGCTCCCGTCGACGTCGACCTTGCCGACGTCCTCGCTGCCCGCGGCGCCCGCGCTGCCCTCGACCCCGCTCACGTAGCGACGGCCGGCCCCGGAGGGCCCGCCGGACGGTTCGACCGTCCGGCGGGCCCTCCGTCGTGCGTTTCCGCAGCCGGGACCGCTCGTTGGACAGGCCGCACTCCCCCACCCCCGTGACGAAAGTGACGATGATGAAGGTTCTGAAGGCCGCCGCCGTTGTCGCCGGCTCCCTGACGCTGGCCGGCGCCGCCGCTCCCGCCTTTGCCGCCGACGCCACCCCCGCGATGCCGCCCATGAGCCTGAACGGCGCGGTGAACGAGATCACCAGTCAGCCCACGCTCGACGTCGAGCCGGTGAACACCAACCTGCTGGACCCGAAGCGCCAGGACAACGCGATCGGCACCGTCACGACCGCCGCCCAGGCCCTCAATTCCGGCGGCGGACTCCTCGGCGGCGTCCCGGTCGGCAAGTAGCCGCCCGAGCCGTCCCCTTTACGGCGGTGTGTCCTTACCAGGTTTCGGACGATCTCGCCCCATACGATCCAAATCCTCTCCCTGTCACGAAAGGTTCTCCCATGAGCACTTCGAAGAAGGCCGCCTTCGTCCTCGCCGCCGCCGGCATCGCCGCGGGTGCCGCGTCGGGTGCCGCGTTCGCCGACTCGGGCGCCGAGGGCGTCGCCGCCCACTCCCCGGGCGTCCTGTCGGGCAACCTGGTCCAGGTCCCCGTCCACGTCCCGGTCAACGTCTGCGGCAACACGGTCAACGGCATCGCGGGCCTCAACCCGGCGTTCGGCAACACCTGCGTCAACAACTGACGCCGACGTCACGCCTCGAAGGCCGGCTCCGGGAACGCTCCCGGCGCCGGCCTTCGGCATTTCCCGTCCCGCATTCCCTCCCATTTACCGGAACTCTCCTGTACGCACTCGTGTTTGACGCCTTATCGAAAGAGTGGGAGGCGTTCGGCCGATGGGGTGATGCGCGCCGGGGAAACCCGAATGCGATGGCTAGTCTTCTTCGGTGACTTCGACGTCGAGTATTGAGACCACTTTCCGGCCCGGCGATCTGGGCACCCTGGCCGTCATCGCGTGGAGCGGTGAACACGACGACGGGCAGGGCGACATGCCCTTCCTGCTCGCGTACTCGCTGGGCGACTCCCCCGCCGGCCCGGCCGGCTCGGAGGCCGCCGTGCGC
This window harbors:
- a CDS encoding glycosyltransferase family 4 protein, with protein sequence MHVTPASLPPRVLHVTQPVDGGVARVVADLVRLQRAAGMRVAVACPPAGALPALLDAAGCEVLDWAAQRSPARGVRDEVRRLGELVTRTAPDLIHAHSAKAGLVTRLAVRGRVPTVFQPHAWSFEAVGGPAARLALNWERFGARWTTRLICVSRAERDHGRRRGVRGPVSLVPNGVDLGLFHPGTGTEPPPEGLPEGDGPLVVCVGRLCRQKGQDVLVKAWHEVGRQVPGARLVLVGDGPDAARLRAAASPGVTFAGAVADPAAWYRAADLVVLPSRWEGMALAPLEAMACGSPVLLTDVDGARESLPPGRAAGCLVPPGRPEALARALARLLADPGKLAALGASAHRHVREHHDVRHTAEAVADVYRDLLEPVRSSPSAPRRPARPLDAREAGTGGSAT
- a CDS encoding exopolysaccharide biosynthesis polyprenyl glycosylphosphotransferase, with amino-acid sequence MTPERTAAPSAGPLGGFSGTVVAPRAAGGAAALARDGGRPRDRPSRAVLVASDEIAALLATLALTEAQRGPLVLAAFVVLVLVLHATAGLYRYRPEPYMLDDLPAVAGRGILAWCVLAAALATLPGRTPLGPTALATGCAVQVGLALAGRALVHRRRRLALVRRPVSTLLVGPEAQARRVAAALQRHPRSGVRPVGVVGDPADDAEREDGDLPELPVLTTPGDVRRAVIQNGVRRALVLGGSGAPEHRARLHCLSELRCEIWELDPDPTPYVPLRARGEDGLAGFRCRPLAGPFLPVHPGKRALDVSVSAVLLVLLSPLLLSCALWLRLCEGPGVVFRQERIGKDGRPFTLLKFRTIRPADALESATRWSVADDRRMSRFCRFLRRTSIDELLQLWNVFRGDMSLVGPRPERPYFVMKFGETHPGYGDRHRVPTGITGLAQINGLRGDTSIEDRCRFDNAYIDQWSLWRDITILLRTAAEFVRPTGS
- a CDS encoding chaplin, whose product is MSTSKKAAFVLAAAGIAAGAASGAAFADSGAEGVAAHSPGVLSGNLVQVPVHVPVNVCGNTVNGIAGLNPAFGNTCVNN
- a CDS encoding chaplin; this encodes MSRTAKAVVFSAVAAAAMAGSAGVASADAGAHGAAVGSPGVLSGNLVQVPVHVPVNVCGNTVDVIGLLNPTFGNTCVNN